In Thermoanaerobacterium xylanolyticum LX-11, the genomic window AAACGATGGTATTATCACATTACCTCCTCTTGATATGGTCTTTTTTATTATCTCCATAAGCTTTTTGGCTTTGTCGCCTACGTCTTCATGCAGCCTATCACCGTATGTAGATTCACACACAAGATAGTCCGCTTCGTCTATTATTGTAGGATCTCTCAAAATCGGTATATTTTTGTTTCCCAAATCCCCCGAAAAAACTACCTTCGTCTCTTTTCCACCTTCTTTTACCCAAATTTCCAATATAGATGAACCCAGCATGTGTCCTGCATCATTGAACTTTACTTTTACATCTTCTGATGGCTCTATTATCTCATCATAATTGACACCGCAAAAAAGCTGCATTGCTGCTTTTCCGTCGTCAGCAGTGTAAAGCGGCATTCTAAGCGTTTTTCCTGCCCTCTTTCTTTTCCTATTCTTCCACTCATTTTCAATCTGCTGTATATGTCCACTGTCCTGCAGCATGTATTCACAAAGATCTACAGTGCCTTTAGTTGCGTATATCTTTTTTCTATATCCTCTTTTAAAAAGAAGGGGAATCCTTCCGCTGTGATCTATATGAGCGTGTGTCAAAAGCATGAAGTCAATATCTGCAATATCAAATGCAAACTCTTGATAATTGTACTCATCTTCTATTTCGCTTCCTTGAAACATGCCACAATCTATCAGAAATTTTGATTTTTCAGTCTCCACAAGATAGCAAGAACCTGTTACTTCCTTTGCGGCACCTAAAAAAGTGATCTTCATCATATCTCTCCTCTCGCAATTGATAAAAATATTCAAGATTTTATCAATAGTCTTAATAATATTATACTACAATTAACAAAAAAAGCGAGGAAAGACTTAAATCTTTCATCTCGCTTTTACAATCCAGGATACGAAAACACTTCAGATATGACAAGTGTAACAGCGCCTATGGCTCTTTCCAGCATTCCAAGCTTAGAGATCTCAATAGCAACATCATTGTACCTTGATACAAGACATTTCTCTTTTACGTACTCTTTGACAGCGTCTATCAACATATCACCAATAGCAGATAATGTATTGCCTATAAGCACCAAATCCGGGTTAAATGTATTAACTATATTTACAATTCCAACGCTTAAATTTTTAGAAATTTCGTTTATCGCATCGATAGCAAGTGGGCTTCCCAGCTCCGCATAGCCTGCAATATCGTTTATATCAAGAGAATCAATGTTTTCACTGTCTATAAAGTCATCTTTCTGTCCTGCTTCAAGCCTTTCTTTTATAAATTGAAAAAGTGACTTTTCAGATGCATAGTTTTCCCAGCATCCTCTGTTTCCACAACTGCACATGTGGTCATTTATATCAATCGTCATGTGCCCCATCTCACCTGCTAATCCGCTGGAACCCCTGTAAAGCTCATTATTGATTATGATTCCTGTACCTATGCCGATGCCTGCACTGACGTAGACAAAATTTTTAGCGTTTCTGCCTCCTCCAAACCACTTCTCACCAATAGCACCTGTATTAGCCTCATTGTCGATGTACACTTTTAAATCGAATCTCTCTTCCACCATCTTTTTAAGCTCCACGTTTTCCCAATTTAAGTTTGGAGCTTTTAACACAACGCCTCTTTTATAATCTGTAATGCCAGGTACACCGATACCTATACCTAATATTCCCTTCACCGTATTTGGTGAATTTTTTATAGCCTCATCTATAAGTTCCAGCATCTTAGATATGACATCTTCCTTGCTTTCACCGATCTTTAAATTTATCCGCTTTTGCCACAATATGTTTGCAAGTATGTCTGTCAAAATGACGAGGATGTAATTTACATCAAGATCTACGCCAATGACGCAACCAGCCAGGCTATTTATCATAAGCATTATTGGTTTTCTGCCGCCTTTTGACTCGCCAGGTCCTTCTTCCTCTACAAAGCCTTCTTTTATAAGCTCATCAACTAAAGAAGAAACTGTCGATTTATTAAGCCCTGTAATATTTGCCAAGTCAGCTCTCGATATTATGCCTTTTTTGCGGATAGTGTTTAAAACGATAGATTTATTAATTTGTTTTATCAGCAACTGATCACCTGTTATCATTTAATCACCTTGCAATACTTCGTTTTCACCAGCATATTATACCATATCAAAATGTGCTTACTCAATGATATGACCTTAACATAATAATCGAAAAACACATAGAAAAGTTTAACAATTTGACGAATTTTCAATAACTTAATTTTTCTTTAGCAATTCCACAATATATGCTCCAATATTAATCATCTCCCATCTAAAGATGGGAGATGATTTAACCTGTTATTTTAACAATTTACTTGTTAGTTTTAAGTAAAACCTTATAATTTTAACTTCCCAATTTCTTCAAAAGCACCTTTAAGTCTCGAATACAAGCTTACGTAGATTGGATACAGCTTGTTGTACTTTTCAACGTTTTCTTGGATTGGGTATACGCTGTCTGTAACTTTTATTAGACTGTCGCAGGCATCATCTACATTTTTGTAAAGGCCATATCCTACAGATGCCATTATGGCTGCACCAAATGAAGGTCCTTCTGTAGCATTTATCATGTCGATCCTTACATTGAATATGTCGGCAAGTATTTGCCTCCAAAGCCTGCTTTTAGCGCCACCACCACTTACCCTGGCTTCATTTACAGGAATATTTAAAGCCTTTATAAGTTCCAGCGAATCCTTAAGCCCAAATGCTACACCTTCTAATATAGATCTCGTCATGTGGCTTCTATTGTGAGTAATGGTTAAACCTACAAAGCTGCCTCTTGCATAAGGATCGCTGTAGGGCGTCCTCTCACCCATAAGGTACGGCAAGAATAATAGCCCATCACTGCCTGGCTTTACCTTTTCTGCTTCTTCTAAGAGTGCATCAAATGTCATAACATCAGTCTTGTAATTATTTACATCATCTACCCACCATTTAAGACAAGATGCAGCTGAAAGCATTACACCCATCACATGCCATTTGCCATTTGCATGACAGAACGAGTGAAGTCTAAGCTCATCATCTGCTGCGTACTCATCCTGTGATGCAAAAACGACGCCTGAAGTACCCAATGCGATGGACACTATACCACTTTTTACTGTGCCAGTGCCGACAGCACCACTGGCTTGGTCACCACCACCGCCTACAACAATAGTCCCTTCATGAAGCCCTGTCAGATCTGCTGCCTCTTTGGTGACATGCCCTGTGACATCTGTTGATTCATAGCACTTAGGAAGGGCTTTTTCCGGTATTTCAAATATATCTATCATTCCCTTTGACCATCTTCTATTCTCCACATCGAAAAGAAGTGTACCTGATGCATCTGAAACTTCTGTAGCGTACTCACCCGTCAATTTAAACCTTATATAGTCTTTTG contains:
- a CDS encoding ROK family transcriptional regulator, whose product is MITGDQLLIKQINKSIVLNTIRKKGIISRADLANITGLNKSTVSSLVDELIKEGFVEEEGPGESKGGRKPIMLMINSLAGCVIGVDLDVNYILVILTDILANILWQKRINLKIGESKEDVISKMLELIDEAIKNSPNTVKGILGIGIGVPGITDYKRGVVLKAPNLNWENVELKKMVEERFDLKVYIDNEANTGAIGEKWFGGGRNAKNFVYVSAGIGIGTGIIINNELYRGSSGLAGEMGHMTIDINDHMCSCGNRGCWENYASEKSLFQFIKERLEAGQKDDFIDSENIDSLDINDIAGYAELGSPLAIDAINEISKNLSVGIVNIVNTFNPDLVLIGNTLSAIGDMLIDAVKEYVKEKCLVSRYNDVAIEISKLGMLERAIGAVTLVISEVFSYPGL
- the xylB gene encoding xylulokinase, with translation MYFLGIDLGTSSVKIILMNEIGNVVSSVSKEYPVYYPEPGWAEQNPEDWWNGTRDGIKEIIAKSGVKGDDIKGIGLSGQMHGLVLLDKDNNVLTPAILWCDQRTQEECDYITEKIGKEGLLKYTGNKALTGFTAPKILWVKKHLPDVYERIAHILLPKDYIRFKLTGEYATEVSDASGTLLFDVENRRWSKGMIDIFEIPEKALPKCYESTDVTGHVTKEAADLTGLHEGTIVVGGGGDQASGAVGTGTVKSGIVSIALGTSGVVFASQDEYAADDELRLHSFCHANGKWHVMGVMLSAASCLKWWVDDVNNYKTDVMTFDALLEEAEKVKPGSDGLLFLPYLMGERTPYSDPYARGSFVGLTITHNRSHMTRSILEGVAFGLKDSLELIKALNIPVNEARVSGGGAKSRLWRQILADIFNVRIDMINATEGPSFGAAIMASVGYGLYKNVDDACDSLIKVTDSVYPIQENVEKYNKLYPIYVSLYSRLKGAFEEIGKLKL